From the Leguminivora glycinivorella isolate SPB_JAAS2020 chromosome 15, LegGlyc_1.1, whole genome shotgun sequence genome, one window contains:
- the LOC125234234 gene encoding uncharacterized protein LOC125234234, producing MNNAGCSRRSPLQQWNELLRHAGHSLLEVEAAQRRLTTWQPPGSWQHNRNPMIRRHQFVFTADIRMMFRQTWIHPDDRRYQLILWREDPSQDLQVYELNTNTYGLRSSPFVAIRTLIQLANDWQAQHPGSPAADVVRRQVYVDDVLAGAESIAEAQQLKSELTDLMSSAGYELRKWSSNCRELLQDLPQEYCEIPHQFDAEDKSLIKVLGIQWNPINDTMSYQINVPLGQAITKRSVLSTIARLYDPCGYCAPIVLQIQTVYAITFFRWNDVG from the exons ATGAACAATGCCGGGTGCAGCAGGCGATCTCCCCTGCAGCAGTGGAACGAACTCCTGCGGCACGCCGGTCACTCACTGCTAGAGGTCGAGGCGGCGCAGCGCCGGCTCACCACCTGGCAGCCCCCCGGGTCCTGGCAGCACAACCGGAACCCAATGATCAG ACGACACCAGTTTGTCTTCACGGCCGACATCCGCATGATGTTCAGGCAGACGTGGATACACCCCGACGATAGGCGCTATCAGCTGATCCTGTGGCGTGAGGATCCGTCGCAGGACCTACAGGTATATGAGTTAAATACTAATACCTACGGGCTACGGTCAAGCCCCTTTGTCGCAATAAGGACGCTAATACAATTAGCCAATGATTGGCAAGCTCAGCATCCAGGCTCCCCAGCTGCAGACGTCGTGCGACGGCAGGTATATGTTGATGACGTACTGGCGGGAGCAGAGTCAATTGCGGAGGCCCAGCAGCTAAAATCGGAGCTCACAGATCTCATGAGCAGTGCTGGGTATGAACTTAGAAAATGGTCGTCCAACTGTCGCGAGTTACTGCAGGACCTACCACAGGAATATTGTGAGATACCTCATCAATTCGACGCAGAAGATAAGAGCCTCATAAAGGTATTAGGCATCCAATGGAACCCGATAAACGACACAATGTCATATCAAATCAACGTACCCCTAGGGCAAGCGATAACCAAGCGAAGCGTGTTAAGTACTATCGCTCGATTATATGATCCTTGCGGATACTGTGCTCCCATCGTCCTACAGATTCAAACTGTTTATGCAATCACTTTTTTCAGATGGAATGACGTGGGATGA
- the LOC125233911 gene encoding uncharacterized protein LOC125233911, with protein MTWRYVRGELNPADVASRGTTAKRLLKCKLWWSPDWLLEEESQWPTMPVTMSPELPGFKQLVHVVAEEQSWEDCLLSRVSSYSKLINVTSYILRFCKNIRLPKQQRNLNQTLSIDENRAATSHWIKKVQLDAYKDEAILLKKGKLVCKSLQKLSVFVDEDQFIRVGGRLRNSSLRYEAKHPLLIPKDHRWTQLLMQHYHRIHCHASTSALINILRQRYWIPSARRQVARVIHSCTPCFRFSATEQAPFMADLPADRVTAARPFSGVATDFAGPYLVKASQLRNAKSVKAYLCVFVCLGTKAVHLELVSSLSTEAFITAFTRFVSRRGLPSLVRSDQGTNFKGASSYLREVNQFLLDHETVLADEFRRQDVRWEFNPPGAAHMSGLVEAAVKSSKNLLKREIGDRILTFELLYTAFCRIEAVLNSRALVPMSEDPCDLEILSPGHFLIGQPLVSLPEPSWKDTHMSRLSHFQFVQAITQKFWAKYYFEYLNNLQSRNKWNRHVPNVAINDLVLIKDDNTPPLQWRRGRVIQIFKESDDVVRSVKLKTQGGELVRPVVKLCKLPMEL; from the coding sequence ATGACATGGCGCTATGTCCGGGGTGAGTTGAACCCGGCCGACGTCGCGTCGCGGGGAACCACAGCGAAAAGGCTCCTCAAGTGCAAGCTGTGGTGGTCACCAGACTGGCTACTCGAGGAGGAATCTCAGTGGCCAACGATGCCAGTCACCATGTCACCTGAGCTGCCAGGGTTCAAACAATTGGTACATGTCGTCGCTGAAGAGCAGTCATGGGAAGACTGCCTACTATCCAGAGTGAGCTCTTATAGTAAGCTCATAAATGTAACGTCATACATTTTACGGTTTTGCAAGAATATTCGTTTGCCGAAGCAGCAACGAAACTTGAACCAGACCCTGTCTATAGATGAAAATCGTGCCGCTACGAGCCACTGGATCAAGAAGGTCCAGTTGGATGCATACAAGGATGAAGCCATCTTGCTGAAAAAAGGAAAATTAGTATGCAAGTCTCTCCAGAAATTAAGCGTCTTCGTAGATGAAGACCAGTTTATTCGAGTCGGCGGCCGACTCCGTAATTCAAGCCTGCGCTATGAAGCGAAGCACCCATTGCTTATTCCGAAGGATCATAGATGGACTCAGTTGTTGATGCAACATTATCACCGAATACATTGTCACGCATCGACCAGTGCGCTGATTAATATATTGAGACAGCGGTATTGGATCCCGTCAGCGAGACGTCAGGTTGCTCGCGTCATCCACAGCTGTACCCCATGCTTCAGGTTCAGCGCGACCGAGCAGGCGCCGTTCATGGCCGACCTGCCCGCCGACCGTGTCACGGCCGCGCGTCCATTTTCCGGCGTTGCAACGGATTTTGCTGGCCCTTATCTGGTTAAGGCCAGCCAACTTAGGAATGCTAAATCAGTTAAAGCTTACCTGTGTGTTTTTGTATGCCTAGGTACCAAGGCAGTGCATCTAGAGCTCGTCTCGTCGCTGAGCACCGAGGCTTTCATCACTGCGTTCACACGGTTTGTCAGTCGACGAGGGCTGCCCTCCCTCGTCCGTAGTGATCAAGGTACGAATTTTAAAGGTGCTAGCTCATACCTCCGTGAGGTTAATCAGTTCTTACTTGACCATGAAACCGTCCTGGCGGATGAGTTTCGTCGTCAAGACGTGCGCTGGGAATTCAACCCTCCAGGCGCTGCCCACATGTCTGGATTAGTCGAAGCGGCCGTAAAGAGTAGTAAGAATCTGCTTAAACGGGAAATAGGAGATCGGATCCTAACCTTTGAATTACTGTATACGGCCTTCTGTCGGATAGAAGCGGTTCTTAATTCTCGAGCGCTGGTTCCAATGTCAGAGGATCCTTGTGACCTGGAAATTCTCAGTCCAGGTCATTTTTTGATTGGTCAGCCGTTAGTTTCATTACCTGAACCTTCATGGAAGGACACACATATGTCACGGTTATCACATTTCCAATTTGTACAAGCTATAACTCAGAAATTTTGggctaaatattattttgagtATTTGAACAATTTACAATCACGTAATAAATGGAATAGGCATGTACCTAATGTTGCAATTAATGATTTAGTCCTAATTAAAGATGACAATACGCCACCTCTACAATGGCGTAGGGGTAGAGTAATACAAATATTCAAAGAATCCGACGATGTTGTCAGATcggtaaaattaaaaactcaggGAGGCGAACTCGTTCGTCCTGTTGTTAAATTATGTAAATTGCCCATGGAACTGTAA
- the LOC125233921 gene encoding collagenase-like → MLICFLFICLSNIVSGQLVDLSASGYHDLVGMPKAREILRAESVVGRIVGGSQTATADAYPYKAGIVVTLTSGWTSVCGGSLLSDTRVLTAAHCWWDGRNQARTFTIVLGSLKLFSGGTRVDSTAVTVHASWNPDDVLFDVAMVKIGSVKFNNNIQPIPLPSAADVNQDFSGVTAVAAGFGKTSDSQNSFPTTTSLHHVTLQVITNTVCQKSFDVPIHGSHLCTNGVNGFGTCDGDSGGPLTTVWNNQRILIGVTSFGIGDRCQGGYPSVFSRVTAYLNWIQGNMYS, encoded by the exons ATGCtcatttgttttttattcatttGTTTATCAAACATAGTGTCAGGTCAGTTGGTAGATTTGAGTGCGTCTGGGTATCATGATTTAGTGGGAATGCCGAAAGCAAGAGAGATCTTGCGAGCAGAGAGTGTGGTAGGGAGAATAGTGGGGGGTTCGCAAACGGCTACAGCTGATGCATATCCGTATAAG GCCGGTATCGTTGTGACCCTCACCTCAGGCTGGACATCAGTATGCGGTGGCTCTCTCCTCTCCGACACCAGAGTTCTCACTGCCGCCCACTGCTGGTGGGACGGCCGGAACCAAGCGAGAACCTTCACTATAGTCCTGGGTTCTTTGAAGCTCTTCTCTGGAGGAACCAGGGTGGATTCCACAGCTGTGACTGTCCATGCTTCTTGGAATCCGGATGATGTTCTGTTCGATGTTGCCATGGTGAAGATTGGTAGCGTCAAGTTTAACA ATAATATCCAACCGATCCCGCTGCCGTCGGCAGCAGACGTGAACCAAGATTTTTCCGGTGTCACCGCCGTTGCCGCCGGTTTTGGAAAGACCAGTGATT CCCAAAACAGCTTCCCAACCACAACTTCCCTTCACCACGTGACCCTGCAGGTCATCACGAACACCGTTTGCCAGAAGAGTTTCGATGTGCCCATACATGGCAGCCATCTTTGCACGAACGGGGTCAATGGGTTCGGGACATGTGACGGCGACTCTGGAGGTCCACTGACTACTGTGTGGAATAATCAGAGGATTCTG ATTGGTGTGACGTCATTCGGCATTGGCGACCGCTGCCAAGGAGGATATCCTTCGGTATTCAGCAGAGTCACTGCATATCTTAATTGGATACAAGGGAATATGTACTCGTAA